The Mytilus edulis chromosome 4, xbMytEdul2.2, whole genome shotgun sequence nucleotide sequence acgtcaataaaacatacaggttcgcggcaATTTTGCGTTGTCCGCTCACAATTAAAGAATGAcggtttttaccctaaatacttcattttgaacagttataagagttgcagtatataaagaataaccatacattgtctcgaaatatcaatctgttatttgtactcggctcgaaacaggtagaaatgctcggcacagcctcgctttctacctgtttctaagccttgtacaaataacattgatatttcgagacaatgtatggttattctatatataggTTCAAaataaaggacaaggtacgataaggcctgtttttggcccccctatttcctcatttttcaaattctgttttgaaaagctactttacatgtttaaatattcccttaggtttgaagtttgtttggctgaacttcaaaaccattaatttttagaaaatgggTGAGGTTAGGGGGGATAAAGGGCATCAATAACACCAAAAGAaggaaaaattacaattttaggtcattttttctttaaatatacatgcCTACGTGACCCAGAGAAAATTACGTTGATTTAGACAGCAAAAACTGTGCTAATGACTTTCGAATATTCTTGGGTCACATTGGCGCAggcatttcaaaacaaaaaaaatgttgtacaaAACACCTGAAAAgtgaataataattacaatattttaataataacagaaagtttacccccccccccccccctcacctCAACCAGTTGCTAAAATTAGTCATTTTGAAGTTCATCCTAACAAACTTCAATCATTAGGAAATATATTAACATAATAAGTAGCTTtcaaaaacagaatttgaaaaaaattgagaaaatagGGGGAGGACAAAAACAGGCCTTATCGTACCTTAGCTTTAACCAGATACAACTTTTCCCCAAAAAAAAGTTATGGATTATGTATAAAAGTAGTTTCTGTTTTAATGTAAGgctttgtattgtattttaactcTGTATTATATTGGCTATGTATTTTAATTGTTCTGTTGAACTAACATCCTTTATGTCACCAAAACAAGACAGTTCCTTAGATTCTGTCTTTGTCAGTGGCATCAAATTTAATGGGTTTAGTCTGTACACTTGCAATGCATTTACTTAATGggttttaaaatacatgtaaaatggtTTCAGATTGAGATTTGGAATCAGTTATCTCCAAACAAACTATGAAATTTCCATAAAGATCTCTGATTTTGATTTGTCTTGTCTTTCGAGCCAGAATGACTACAGTACAAAGCCATTTGGAATTCAAAGACAAATTTTAATGAGTTTGCATTATCAGTTCTACAAATCCAGACATAACTTTGTCTAATTGCAGTTGACATGTGTGTATATAATTATGTTGTATAATAAAATCAGATGGGATTCTGTCAGAAAtcttcataaaaaaatcacaatctGTTTCCTGGAGATATCAAACCTTTTACCTTTTCATCACCAACCAATCAACAGAGACCTTTCCCTTAACTAATTTTTGTatctattttacaaaaatcaagGGGAACCCCTTTGTAAAATTGATgtacattgaattgtttcaaacaaaaaattcaagAATTTTTTACTAACTAAACcaagaatttttaaattttttaatttatattttaaatgtcaaaattcATTATTGTTGTATGTAAAAATTCATCGTTCTAGTATGTAAAAATTCTTTGTTGTTGTATGTAAAAATTCATTATTCTAGTATGTCAAAATTCATCGTTGTAGTATGAAGAAGATATACGTATAAAGGATACTGACAACATACATTCCTCCGCCACTTTCATCAACTTTACTTATAAAACAtgtctacaaaataaaaatacatcaaGAATAATTAATAATGATTTAACTGTtcaattttgttatttctttaaaatctagCTTTCAGGAAAACTTTTATCCTTTTTAACATTAATCTTCAAAAGATAGCACTCccaaaaaagatgaaaatcttaCTCTGTGTGAATGCTTTATAATTCATTAACTAAGAAAGaatcttaaatatttaaaatacttcTGTGAAAATAAACTTGTAACTTATCCTAAAATTAAACATCTTATGACATAATTGAATTCAAAAGGACGATATCATGAGTGTACACAAACCACACATTCTAATGATAAACTAGGTCCAAATTTATGTCAGCTTATAAACCTTTGAAAAACTACAGAATCACATGtttacaaaaacacaatctttattaattcataaaaattggtacccatgaaaattaaggccaaataaaaatatatatgtggttccagtaaccctaccatCCCtacttttttggcttaaaaatagcctaccctaaagattttattgtcatttttcattaagcacggTTAAAGTCAGAATTTTGCTCCCATAgagtcaatgtaaaaaaaaacataaaataaaaaaaaatccctacctacctaccctaatttttttttcagatgtaactggaaccacacatacttttttagttggcctaatgaattcacagtaccgGTATATTGTTTTGAGTTAACTTACTGAATCTTCACTAATCATAGACAAATAAATCTGTAGTAACTTTCTTGTAAGTCCAAAGTCCTTTGGTAATGCATTAAATATCTAAATAGATTGTAAATAGGTTATCAAATATACAAATTGTACACTTATGAGCACTCATAAGGCAATGTCCTACtcttttaaagattatttatttgCACTGATTTTCAAATTGTCCATTGCCAATATAAATCTATGATATAAGCTTCACAAAAATTGTGTGCATGAATTGAACAAATGAGAGCGCTAACTATgcaaattttaattcaattaatgtttccaaggggcataactaaAAATAATTGATCAGCACTGATTTTCAAGACATAGCTGATTTAACATGTATAAGACTATAATATTAGTTTGATTAAAACCTGGCAAGAATTATACGGGAGACAGCACTAACAAAACCTGACTGCAAGGTGACCATCAAGAAAGGAGGCTCTACATTTCAAGGGCATaggatacagttttgatcccaaaaagaaatttttataaaaatttgcatataggctattttctacctgattaaatcaaatatgtaataaaaaatatacattcatgtgctactttttaagtaaaatgaggtcgaaattacagacatttactcaaaattcggatttgtgaaCGTATTTTCCTTCTGACAGAAATggataacttttttgtttttttaaaagataaacacagaAGCTGTTTTTcgttaaattattcataatttctcttttatatatatataagtatccTATAAATTTACgaaatattttgtttagaaataaataaaatttatcaaatgttcatgaatgtagaaaaaaatgtcattttttgctgtatatttatcaaattaaaaaaagatcacTATCgatgttttcatgaaaattggtacaaataatcttcatacgtaatcaaaccaaaAGTCATTCAAAAAAAATCCATGAACttgattaaaagttaaatcaatttaaatgacaaaaatcagttgaaaaatgcttctttatccaatatgtcacagtttgacgttgtgaaaataacattttacattagcaacgtcattacctcccctgtaactgaaTTGTATGCCTTTAGCCTCCTTGATCTGAAATATTCTTACCTCAGTTAATGTAACAGCATTAGTAACAGTACTGTATGGGTCAGACTTTAATTCACAGACACGTAGTAATGTTCTTAGAACTTCTCCAGCCTTCTGTGGAAAAAAAATACAGACCCTAAATAAATatctaatgtatatatatattcttagaGTTTCCTCTTGTTCATTTACTGTTTGTTCCAATTTACACATGATTTTTCTTCTGTTTGGACTCTTTTAACTAATTCTTTTGCTGGAAATGTACAATCCTTCAAGATGAAGCTAATTTTGAgatgaaatgttttatttatttttctacagATACTAATTTCTgttgttttgatatatttttttttagtacagaTCCAACTTAAATTAGTATAACccctaataaaataaaattttaagacaTTTGTCTACTAGtatctttaaaatatgtaaagCAGCCATCAAGAATTGAAAATGTGTGTATTTGTAGAACTTAAAAAGCATGACTGGTACTAACCTTATCTACCTTACTGGCTATAGCAGTTATCATAAGTTGATCTCTCATATATTGATGGAACCTGTCAAAGTTTGCTTTCCAGTAGATTCCAGCATCATCAGGTTCcttaaagaaaagagaaaattaAAACTGAGAATACATATCATACTTTAGATTCAAATAAATGATTAATTTCTTTGTCAATAGACATTTCAAGGCCAATCAACATATGAACAGGACAATCATTATTTTCAGTACAAATAAATGATTAACTTTCTTTGTCCATAGAACTTTTCAGGGCTAACCAACCTATGAACACAGAACAATCATTAATTTATCTATTTCTATCAGTTTTACTAAAGAAAGAAGGTTCATTTTAAAGATTATACTACAAgagatttttatttcaaacactgatttgtaaaaaaaacccacaataaaGACTCCCTTCCACTAAAACAAAATACCATTCCAtacaaaacataatattttttttggattgGATTAATGTATCTACTATTTACAATTTTTCTCAAGTACAAGTAAAATAGCATATATATTCAAGAATTAACCACTCTGGATATTGACTCTTAACTAAATCTTTTTGTTGGGTTACATATCTAcattatttttccattttttttgtaaagtcaCATGTAAATCATTATGTATTCATCGTTTTGTGTATTTCTGTATCATCTTTATCATAATTATGAATCTTTGTTTCTGAGACTCTTTTTTAAGCACAATACATACACGACATGTCAACAACTAGTTTGTTGTTAAAAAACACATAAGATCAACATATTCCTTAtcatttttcatagatttttttgttacatacatgtagttttaaaaactACCTTCTAGTCATAATTGCCATTTTGTGTATCTCCTTTTTTAATGTTCATTTCATGATAAGCCAATAAAATACTTGGACAAATTGTGTGCATGGACCTTACTGCACTCTATACAACTTATGATGAACCTTTCAGAGAATAAAATTACCTCTTTTTCCGGTGAATCaagaattcttctttttttcaatgaTACTGGATTATTGTCTGTAGAGTGTTTTCTTTTTCTACTACCTATtcaaaataaatcattgaaaCAAATAAAGCAAATACACatacatttcaaatttctatttttacttatatatggcttatttttgtattttactttttcatcatAATGTTACTTTCATAGATTGGACTCTCTCTAAGTTATCACATTTCTTAATTAACAGCTGCGCCATGAATGCATGATACGCCTGtcattttttcaaagaataaagttcaataacttttcaatgtcatatcagaaatcacgaaaaaactaaagggaggttatcttaatagatataaaccagtCATCAAAGTTTCATGATAACTACTCAAAGCCTTCttcaaaaactggaaaatcccccctttttttaatgaataaaatcatGTAACTCACAatcgtaaaatctaaaatttatgaaaattgaaatggagCTTAGGTCAAAATTacccttttttaatgaaaaaaatccagaaaactcaaatctaaaatttaaaaaaaaaacgatacagagctcatgtcaatagatattaaGTTCCGCAAAGTTTCATGCATTTTTTGAGTAAATGTCCCACATGTTGAAGACAAGCGGACAGACAGAGAGGGACAGACGTACAggcggtataccataatacatcaGGTAAACAGGCatataaaaaatgacaataagTATTAATGAATATCATTAGGAAATCATCAGGCTTATAGATAACAGAAGATTTGATaataagaacaagaatgtgtccacagtacacggatacCTCTCACTCACTAttgattttttatgttcagtggaccaaaatgcttatttggcattaaacatgttaaaattagaaagatcatatcctagggaacatgtgtactaagttcaagttgattggacttcaacttcatcaaaaactatcatGACCAAAATGTTTAACCTGAGGTACAACAGAATGatgaacagacaaacagacacacagaacgaaaaacataatgctcctaagtggggcataaatattaatttaaaagctATTTAATAAAGTCTTCACAAACTTGTAATAGAACTGCATATATATTAAGTAAAGTCTACACAAACCTGTGACAGGTATTTTGTATAAATCATCAGTGACGTCTTCACTATTGCTAGTATTGGTTCTATTTTTACATCTCTGTAAGAAATGTGTATTGACCAGACAGTTAAACTTTTCCTGTACAAATGAGCTGGCTATTTCTGGATGACCTGTTAAAtaaacataatcatgataatgaaaaaTGTAATTTAGTTGAATGCATCAAGTCATTTATCATCTTTCTATTTTTGCTGGATAGGTTCATCTCACGACATGTACATGAAAAAGTTTAAGTTTTTACAAGTAAATGAAAAGATTAAGATCAACATCAAAATTTCcacaaaaaattgtataaaattgatatttgttttaagaaTTGAAAATTTTTCCATTTCATATTATCAACCCATTCAACTGCATTGTTGGTCTTGTGGGCTCCACACTCTAGTGTTAGAGATCCTGGGTTTCATCCCTGTTCCACTCGACCAAAGTGTCCAGGTGAGGTCAGGTGACATgccttcctatatatatatatatatatagctaaagACTCATACTTTTATGAACTACCACACAAAATATTCAGATCAACTTTATACTCTAATACAACATTTTCAAAGCAggattcttatttatatatattttttaataaacagctctagctttttcaattaaaatacctcaattaataaaaaaacattgttttttttttaatattacattgATATCAGGTTatgaaaatgaattattttcaAGATATTAAACATTATCCACAGAGTACCTACCAGCATTAGTTAGGGCTTCATTTAATTTATTAGTAACATTTTTTACAACTTGTGTCATTAACATCTGTCCATTCTGTAAAATCTCCTCCGCAACAAGTTCTGCCGCATCCCCGTATAATGTCTTAGCACAATATATATAATTTGGAAATCTAATCCTCCTTAATATAATTTCAGAATCTATCAAATATTCTAGAGTTCCTTTACTGTCTGTTATGTAATCACAAATATTATGTTGCAGAAGTACACACAAAACTTTCtttgtctacaaaataaaaaattcaactacatgataaacatgataaactagaggctctaaagagcctgtgtcgctcaccttggtctatgtgcatattaaacaaaggacacaaatggattcatgacaaaattgtattttggtgatggtgatgtgtttgaagttcttactttactgaacgattttgcttcttacaattatatctatcaagaactttgcccattagtaacagagaactatatttggtaaaaatttacataaatttaccaaattaatgaaaattgttaaaaattgactataaagggcaataactccttaaggggtcaattgacaatttaggtcatgttgacttatttgtagatcttactttgctgaacattattgctgtttacagtttctctctagctataataatattcaagataataaccaaaaacagcaaaatttcttcaaaattaccaattcaggggcagcaacccaacaaccgattgaccgattcatctgaaaatttcagggcagatagttcttaacctgataaacatttttatcccctgtcagatttcctcaaaatgctttggtttttgagttataagccaaaaactgcattttacccctatgttctattttagcggtggcggccatcttggttggttgaccaggtcacgccacacattttttaaactagataccccaaagat carries:
- the LOC139519628 gene encoding DNA-directed RNA polymerase III subunit RPC3-like; translated protein: MSHNKSNLCKSILKDNFGEVAEAVGCHLLKDNICALRYLALKSKFSLEQTKKVLCVLLQHNICDYITDSKGTLEYLIDSEIILRRIRFPNYIYCAKTLYGDAAELVAEEILQNGQMLMTQVVKNVTNKLNEALTNAGHPEIASSFVQEKFNCLVNTHFLQRCKNRTNTSNSEDVTDDLYKIPVTGSRKRKHSTDNNPVSLKKRRILDSPEKEEPDDAGIYWKANFDRFHQYMRDQLMITAIASKVDKKAGEVLRTLLRVCELKSDPYSTVTNAVTLTEIFNALPKDFGLTRKLLQIYLSMISEDSTCFISKVDESGGGMYVVNIYKALTQIATSHLESVVLERFGSKCLRIFRVLLLKKHVEQKQIEDFAMISAKEAKELLYNMFSQKFITTSEIAKTPDHAPSRTFYLFKVDIHKLAQHVLERSYKAMYNATLRKDNELTEHRRLLDKQERVDAIIASIDQAGGDDTQKDEIEQTITPTERDQIDTVKRTVQMLETSEIQIDDTMFVLEMYLFYANQDRLLKCTQKKKK